In Cydia pomonella isolate Wapato2018A chromosome 1, ilCydPomo1, whole genome shotgun sequence, one genomic interval encodes:
- the LOC133528044 gene encoding uncharacterized protein LOC133528044, with product MWARALLVAVFCCCCRGDLPQDADTPDDNTSEMLAEGEERISKKIIQILEHFKQPDPIGIPGADIPEPYPVPNMKQTISFGTTLHFTNTAVYGISKFRILHVNAEIGAMEVNAAMLIDKLQARGNYTMSTWVNKAQGPFTVDVTGLRLTAKANLGVERDGKLRAQDILMDISFNTISMNFQNLGLFGAMFQGIVNSVGNFLFDSIKPYILKEAYTKARAEINKKLDEVAGDMQFPNSISPLDMVIADARRKVREMEMDPYKVNDYNATVSIFSVSLSNTWVTGASSFHRVGNITLKMQNNTVIADFEIGTQKLEGTTQWDIAALGGLLSRAGTASFSVEYIIGRVVVAQPLDTREKPEFRNVDLEVGNIQVRCNGAGTLDYLIEFVVNILPNLLRYQIMDALEGPIKEKIQAELNKINVEETIKQELPELDKMQAQGLKLSAIRGATTTAISYDEDDFFNF from the exons ATGTGGGCGCGCGCGCTGCTCGTCGCGGTCTTCTGCTGCTGCTGCCGCGGCGACCTCCCTCAAG ATGCGGACACACCAGATGATAATACATCGGAAATGCTTGCCGAGGGTGAAGAAAGaataagcaaaaaaattatacaaatctTAGAACACTTCAAACAGCCGGACCCGATTGGAATCCCGGGCGCCGACATCCCGGAGCCCTACCCGGTGCCCAACATGAAGCAGACGATTTCGTTCGGCACCACTCTCCACTTCACAAACACTGCAGTCTACGGAATCAGCAAATTCCGAATACTCCACGTGAACGCTGAAATTGGAGCTATGGAG GTGAACGCGGCTATGCTGATAGATAAGCTGCAGGCCCGGGGCAACTATACCATGTCAACGTGGGTGAACAAGGCGCAAGGGCCCTTCACGGTGGACGTGACCGGGTTGCGCCTCACCGCCAAGGCCAACCTCGGCGTCGAGCGTGACGGCAAGCTCAGGGCTCAAGACATCCTCATGGATATATCCTTTAACACAATATCCATGAATTTCCAGAACCTAGGTTTATTTGGAGCCATGTTCCAAGGAATAGTAAATTCAGTTGGAAACTTTTTATTCGACTCCATCAAGCCATATATTCTAAAAGAAGCTTATACTAAAGCGAGGGCGGAAATCAATAAGAAATTAGATGAAGTTGCGGGAGACATGCAGTTCCCTAACTCCATATCACCATTAGACATGGTGATAGCGGATGCGAGAAGAAAAGTACGCGAGATGGAAATGGACCCGTACAAAGTAAACGATTATAATGCTACAGTTAGTATATTTTCTGTATCTTTATCTAACACCTGGGTGACGGGTGCATCATCGTTTCATCGCGTTGgaaatataacattaaaaatgcaGAATAATACTGTTATAGCAGATTTTGAAATAGGCACTCAAAAATTGGAAGGCACGACGCAGTGGGACATAGCTGCCCTCGGCGGTCTGTTGTCCAGAGCCGGCACCGCGTCCTTCTCAGTGGAGTACATCATTGGAAGAGTCGTCGTCGCCCAGCCGCTCGACACAAGGGAGAAACCCGAATTCAGAAACGTGGACCTAGAGGTCGGTAACATTCAGGTGCGGTGCAATGGTGCCGGCACTCTTGACTATCTTATTGAATTCGTAGTCAATATATTGCCTAATCTGTTGAGATATCAGATTATGGATGCCTTAGAAGGtcctattaaagaaaaaattcaGGCAGAactcaataaaataaacgttGAAGAAACTATTAAACAGGAGTTACCAGAGTTAGACAAAATGCAGGCACAAGGCTTAAAGTTATCTGCTATAAGAGGCGCTACCACTACCGCCATATCATACGACGAAGAtgatttctttaatttttaa